From Arachis stenosperma cultivar V10309 chromosome 2, arast.V10309.gnm1.PFL2, whole genome shotgun sequence, one genomic window encodes:
- the LOC130960570 gene encoding leucine-rich repeat receptor-like protein kinase PXC1, protein MNKLLFFTIITTIIIVLTPQQALSHHNDTHALTLFRLQADIHGHLLPNWTGADACSSVAPWRGVSCSPNNRVTTLSLPSLNLRGPLTPLSFLTHLRFLDLHDNRLNGTIAPLISNCTNLVLLYLSGNDLSGEIPPEISSVTGLLRLDLSGNNIGGKVPKELLNLTKLLTLRLQDNVLSGLIPDLSSSMENLSELNMTNNELYGKLPDQMLKKFGAESFYGNEGLCGASPLPVCSFANENSPPNYGGEDGHDDDLGQTVPSNPSSMPQTSEVARPGSPHHHHKGLSPGAIVAIVLANCVALVVVTSFLVAQCCGRERGSNSGSYVGSESGKRKSSGSSTSGGYGSEKNKNRNRNKNKKVYANGVVVNGGGDSDGTSGSDGSKLVFFDRRNQFELEDLLRASAEMLGKGSLGTVYRAVLDDGCTVAVKRLKDTNPCVRHEFEQYMEVIGRLKHPNIVRLRAYYYAKEEKLLVYDYLPNGSLHALLHGNRGPGRIPLDWTTRISLVLGAARGLARIHAEYSSAKVPHGNVKSSNVLLDKNGVACISDFGLSLLLNPVHAIARLGGYRAPEQAEQKRLSQQADVYSFGVLLLEVLTGRAPSSAYPSPARPRGGPDDEEELALDLPKWVRSVVKEEWTGEVFDQELLRYKNIEEELVSMLHVGLACVAPQPEKRPTMAEVAKMIEEIRVEQSPLGEDYDESRNSLSPSIPTTEDGIA, encoded by the exons ATGAACAAGCTCTTGTTCTTCACCATCATCACCACCATTATCATTGTTCTTACACCACAACAAGCATTGAGCCACCACAATGACACACATGCACTCACCCTCTTCCGCCTCCAAGCCGACATCCACGGCCACCTCCTCCCTAACTGGACCGGCGCCGACGCCTGCTCCTCGGTCGCGCCATGGCGCGGAGTTTCTTGCTCCCCAAACAACCGTGTCACCACACTCTCCCTACCTTCCCTTAACCTTAGAGGACCCTTAACACCTCTCTCCTTCCTCACTCACCTTCGCTTCCTTGATCTTCACGACAACCGTTTAAACGGCACCATTGCACCTTTGATCTCCAATTGCACCAACCTCGTGCTTCTCTATCTCTCCGGCAACGATCTTTCCGGCGAGATTCCACCGGAGATATCTTCTGTCACCGGCCTCCTCCGCCTCGACCTATCCGGCAACAATATAGGTGGCAAG GTTCCAAAGGAACTGTTGAATTTGACAAAGCTTCTTACTCTGAGGCTTCAAGACAATGTGCTCAGTGGCCTCATACCTGACCTTTCATCTTCCATGGAGAATCTCAGTGAGCTCAACATGACCAACAATGAGTTATATGGAAAGTTACCTGACCAAATGCTCAAGAAGTTTGGTGCTGAAAGCTTCTATGGAAATGAGGGTCTATGTGGTGCAAGCCCACTACCTGTTTGTTCATTTGCCAATGAGAATTCTCCTCCTAATTATGGTGGTGAAGATGGTCATGATGATGATTTGGGACAAACTGTTCCTTCAAATCCAAGCTCAATGCCACAAACAAGTGAGGTTGCAAGGCCAGGATCACCACACCACCATCATAAAGGGTTAAGCCCTGGTGCCATTGTAGCCATTGTTTTGGCGAATTGTGTTGCATTGGTGGTGGTAACATCTTTTCTTGTTGCTCAATGTTGTGGAAGAGAAAGAGGGTCTAATTCTGGTTCCTATGTTGGAAGTGAGAGTGGTAAGAGGAAGAGTAGTGGAAGTAGTACCAGCGGCGGCTATGGCAGTGAAAAGAACAAGAACAGGAACaggaacaagaacaagaaggTTTATGCAAATGGTGTTGTTGTTAATGGTGGTGGTGATAGTGATGGAACTAGTGGAAGTGATGGAAGCAAGCTTGTGTTCTTTGATAGGAGGAACCAGTTTGAGCTTGAGGATCTGCTAAGAGCTTCTGCTGAGATGCTTGGGAAGGGTAGTTTGGGAACTGTGTATAGGGCAGTGCTTGATGATGGTTGCACTGTTGCAGTTAAAAGGCTTAAAGACACAAACCCTTGTGTAAGGCATGAATTTGAACAATACATGGAGGTTATAGGGAGGTTGAAGCATCCAAACATTGTTAGACTCAGAGCATATTACTATGCTAAGGAAGAGAAGCTTCTTGTATATGATTATCTCCCCAATGGAAGcctccatgctcttcttcaTG GGAACCGTGGCCCTGGAAGAATTCCATTAGATTGGACCACAAGAATAAGCTTAGTGTTAGGAGCAGCTAGAGGCCTTGCTAGGATCCATGCAGAGTATAGTTCAGCCAAAGTGCCTCATGGAAATGTGAAATCTTCCAATGTGCTTCTTGACAAGAATGGTGTTGCTTGCATCTCAGACTTTGGTTTATCCCTTCTATTGAACCCTGTTCATGCCATTGCAAGGTTGGGAGGGTACAGAGCTCCGGAACAGGCCGAACAAAAGAGGCTGTCTCAGCAGGCTGATGTGTATAGTTTTGGTGTCTTGCTTTTGGAAGTCCTAACTGGAAGGGCTCCCTCATCGGCTTACCCTTCTCCTGCTCGCCCTCGTGGTGGCCCAGATGACGAGGAAGAACTTGCTTTGGATCTTCCTAAATGGGTTCGGTCGGTCGTGAAGGAAGAGTGGACCGGTGAGGTGTTTGATCAGGAGTTATTGAGGTACAAGAACATTGAGGAGGAGCTTGTTTCAATGCTGCATGTTGGGTTGGCTTGTGTGGCGCCGCAGCCGGAGAAGAGGCCAACGATGGCAGAAGTTGCAAAGATGATTGAAGAGATCAGGGTGGAGCAATCACCCCTTGGAGAGGACTATGATGAATCAAGGAATTCACTTTCACCTTCTATTCCCACCACTGAAGATGGTATAGCTTAA
- the LOC130963713 gene encoding uridylate kinase PUMPKIN, chloroplastic, whose translation MASCDDDDDDFSLLHQPYAPPSHHHNYSTAVAAATTAVQPKPVSDTDAEDYSNPFDEDNTTTTHANANTTEKRKDQDEIGNNNNSNDASYGFNKRSKLSASASGSASACSGAEYRKDREEWSDTAIVCLLDAYTEKFTQLNRGNLRGRDWEEVAAVVSERCENQSKSVEQCKNKVDNLKKRYKLERHRISSGCITASHWPWFKHMENIVGNSLSAGKFPGGDEDKAIVASTAGNSPRQPKRYGGASQSSGGQVNNMKSKALSNLRWRRVILKISGAALTGSDTCNIDPKVAMLISREVAIASRLGVEVAIVVGGRNFFCGDAWVAATGLERCTAYQVGMMATMMNSILLQSTLEKMGVQTRVQSSVSMQEFAEPYNRHRAIRHLEKGRVVIFGGIGFGTGNPLFSTDIAAALRASELNAEAVLKGTNVDGVYDCNSRDNNFTFEHISFRELVSRGVTPMDMTALTFCEENAIPVVVFNILEPGNISKALCGEQVGTLVDQTGAIS comes from the exons ATGGCCTCTTgcgacgacgacgacgacgactTCTCTCTCCTCCACCAACCCTACGCGCCACCGTCCCACCACCACAATTACTCCACCGCCGTCGCCGCCGCCACAACCGCCGTACAACCTAAACCTGTCTCCGACACCGACGCCGAGGATTACAGCAATCCCTTCGACGAAGacaacaccaccaccacccaCGCCAACGCCAACACCACCGAGAAGAGAAAAGATCAAGACGAGATCGGCAACAACAATAACAGCAACGATGCATCGTACGGTTTCAACAAACGATCTAAGCTTTCCGCGAGCGCTTCTGGATCGGCATCCGCCTGCTCCGGCGCCGAGTACCGGAAAGACAGGGAGGAGTGGAGCGACACGGCGATCGTGTGTTTGCTAGATGCATACACGGAGAAGTTCACCCAGCTGAATCGGGGGAATCTGAGGGGGAGGGACTGGGAGGAGGTGGCGGCGGTGGTTTCGGAGCGATGCGAGAACCAGTCGAAGAGCGTGGAGCAGTGCAAGAACAAAGTCGACAATCTGAAGAAGAGGTACAAACTCGAGAGGCACAGGATCAGCAGCGGATGCATCACCGCAAGCCACTGGCCTTGGTTCAAGCACATGGAGAATATTGTCGGGAACTCGCTTTCTGCAGGGAAGTTCCCCGGCGGCGACGAGGACAAGGCCATCGTCGCCTCCACTGCGGGGAACTCCCCTCGGCAACCGAAGAG ATATGGAGGGGCATCACAAAGCAGTGGAGGACAAGTGAATAACATGAAGTCCAAAGCATTGTCGAACCTTAGATGGCGAAGGGTAATCCTGAAAATTAGTGGTGCTGCCCTTACTGGATCTGATACCTGCAATATTGACCCAAAG GTAGCTATGTTAATCTCAAGAGAAGTTGCAATAGCCTCCCGCCTTGGTGTTGAG GTCGCCATTGTTGTTGGAGGTCGGAATTTCTTCTGTGGGGATGCATGGGTAGCTGCAACAGGATTAGAAAGATGTACTGCATACCAAGTTGG CATGATGGCAACTATGATGAATTCAATATTGCTCCAATCAACTCTAGAGAAgatgggtgttcagactcgtgTACAAAGTTCAGTCAGCATGCAAGAGTTTGCTGAACCGTACAATAGGCACCGAGCCATCAGACATCTTGAGAAAGGAAGAGTGGTTATATTTGGTGGAATTGGCTTTGGCACTGGAAATCCACTATTCTCAACTGACATAGCTGCAGCTCTTAGAGCTTCAGAGC TAAATGCTGAAGCTGTTCTCAAAGGTACCAATGTAGATGGTGTATATGACTGCAACTCCAGAGACAACAATTTCACTTTTGAGCACATATCCTTCAGGGAGCTGGTATCAAGAGGAGTCACTCCTATGGACATGACAGCACTGACATTCTGTGAGGAAAATGCTATTCCTG TTGTGGTTTTCAATATATTGGAGCCTGGGAACATATCAAAGGCTTTATGTGGAGAACAAGTTGGAACACTAGTTGACCAAACTGGAGCAATAAGCTAA